A genome region from Ancylobacter sp. IITR112 includes the following:
- a CDS encoding helix-turn-helix transcriptional regulator, with protein sequence MARAALGLGVRDLANQAAVSTQTVTRFERGEALKATTVERLQAALEAAGIEFIPENGGGAGVRFRKPSAPE encoded by the coding sequence ATGGCTCGCGCCGCTCTCGGTTTGGGCGTGCGCGATTTGGCGAACCAGGCTGCCGTTTCCACACAAACCGTGACCCGTTTCGAACGCGGCGAGGCATTGAAAGCGACAACAGTTGAGCGTCTTCAGGCGGCGCTCGAAGCCGCCGGCATTGAGTTCATTCCGGAAAACGGCGGCGGCGCCGGTGTGCGCTTCCGCAAGCCGTCAGCGCCGGAATAG
- a CDS encoding nitrilase family protein: MPVSSLVRVACIQMEPRFGDTGANVAHSLGLIACAADGGAKLIVLPELANTGYVFETREEAFALAETIPDGPTCQAWAAIAAERGLHIVAGITEREGTALYNSAVVIGPDGHIGTYRKMHLWGNENLFFEPGNNGFPVFQTPLGRIGVAICYDGWFPETYRLQALQGADIICVPTNWVPIPGQAEGREAMANILAMGAAHSNSLYIACADRIGTERGQPFEGQSLIISYTGWPAAGPASRDGEEIVSAEIDLGAARRARNWNAFNQVLRDRRTDVYAEMLGSDISRGWY; encoded by the coding sequence ATGCCGGTTTCCAGCCTTGTCCGCGTCGCCTGCATCCAGATGGAACCGCGTTTCGGCGACACGGGCGCCAATGTTGCGCATTCGCTCGGCCTCATCGCCTGCGCGGCCGATGGCGGGGCGAAGCTCATCGTGCTGCCGGAACTCGCCAATACCGGCTATGTGTTCGAAACCCGCGAGGAAGCCTTCGCGCTGGCCGAGACCATTCCCGACGGGCCGACCTGCCAGGCCTGGGCGGCCATCGCCGCCGAGCGGGGCCTCCACATCGTCGCCGGCATCACCGAGCGCGAGGGCACGGCCCTCTACAACAGCGCGGTGGTGATCGGCCCCGACGGGCATATCGGCACCTATCGCAAGATGCATCTGTGGGGCAACGAGAACCTGTTCTTCGAGCCCGGCAATAACGGCTTCCCGGTGTTCCAGACCCCGCTGGGGCGGATCGGCGTCGCCATCTGCTACGATGGCTGGTTCCCCGAGACCTACCGGCTGCAGGCACTGCAGGGCGCCGACATCATTTGCGTGCCCACCAACTGGGTGCCGATCCCCGGCCAGGCGGAGGGGCGCGAGGCGATGGCCAACATCCTCGCCATGGGCGCCGCCCATTCCAACTCGCTCTACATCGCCTGCGCCGACCGCATCGGCACCGAGCGCGGCCAGCCCTTCGAGGGGCAGAGCCTCATCATCAGCTACACCGGCTGGCCCGCCGCCGGCCCGGCCAGCCGCGACGGGGAGGAAATCGTCTCCGCCGAGATCGACCTCGGCGCCGCTCGCCGCGCCCGCAACTGGAACGCCTTCAACCAAGTGCTGCGCGACCGCCGCACCGATGTCTATGCCGAGATGCTCGGCTCCGACATTTCCCGGGGCTGGTACTGA
- a CDS encoding substrate-binding protein: MAGVFATGLLAGPALAADDIITIGIPVGLSGANSVVAPSVVQASELAVEEINAKGGILGKKVVLEVADDASGAAGAQKAYDSLIFQKKVDAIVAMETSAARNAGLPIVNRGKIPYIYTSFYEGRSCNPYMYINAWVPEQQVAPIVDFFNKEGAKTYFLIGSDYAFGRGMLAFTKEYIEKTGGKIVGDEYAPMDATDWTAILAKVKAANPDAIITSTAGGAPNVTLTKQLRAAGIKSLYGNLAVDEGTAKSMGPDAEGIYIAGSYFTNIDTPANKAFLAAMEKKFGAELRTPNELSVPQYEAVYAYKAAVEKAGTTEAAKVIPALAEVAVEGPRGTIVMNKQRHAPLTMYLGQVKGDGSVSIMSTFKDVDPGDQCPKLK; the protein is encoded by the coding sequence ATGGCCGGCGTGTTCGCCACCGGCCTGCTTGCCGGCCCGGCGCTCGCCGCCGACGACATCATCACCATCGGCATCCCCGTCGGCCTGTCCGGCGCCAATTCGGTGGTCGCGCCCTCCGTCGTACAGGCTTCGGAGTTGGCGGTTGAGGAGATCAACGCCAAGGGGGGCATCCTCGGCAAGAAGGTGGTGCTCGAAGTCGCCGATGACGCCTCCGGTGCGGCCGGCGCGCAGAAGGCTTATGACTCACTGATCTTTCAGAAAAAGGTAGATGCGATCGTTGCAATGGAGACCTCGGCCGCCCGCAATGCCGGCCTGCCAATCGTCAACCGCGGCAAAATCCCCTATATTTACACATCGTTTTACGAAGGGCGCTCCTGCAATCCCTACATGTATATCAATGCGTGGGTGCCTGAGCAGCAGGTTGCCCCGATTGTAGATTTCTTCAACAAGGAAGGTGCCAAGACCTATTTCCTGATCGGCTCGGACTACGCTTTCGGGCGCGGCATGCTGGCCTTCACCAAGGAATATATCGAGAAGACCGGCGGCAAGATCGTCGGCGACGAATACGCCCCGATGGACGCCACCGACTGGACCGCCATCCTCGCCAAGGTGAAGGCCGCCAATCCCGACGCCATCATCACCTCCACCGCCGGCGGCGCGCCGAATGTGACGCTGACCAAGCAGCTGCGCGCGGCGGGCATCAAGTCGCTCTATGGCAACCTCGCCGTGGATGAGGGCACCGCCAAGTCCATGGGCCCGGATGCCGAGGGCATCTACATCGCCGGCTCCTACTTCACCAATATCGACACCCCGGCCAACAAGGCCTTCCTCGCCGCGATGGAGAAGAAGTTCGGCGCGGAGCTGAGGACGCCGAATGAACTCTCGGTGCCGCAGTATGAAGCGGTCTACGCCTACAAGGCGGCGGTAGAAAAGGCCGGCACGACCGAGGCCGCCAAGGTGATCCCGGCGCTGGCCGAGGTCGCGGTGGAAGGCCCGCGCGGCACCATCGTCATGAACAAGCAGCGCCACGCGCCGCTGACCATGTATCTCGGCCAGGTGAAGGGCGACGGCTCGGTCTCGATCATGTCGACCTTCAAGGACGTCGATCCCGGCGACCAGTGCCCGAAGCTGAAGTGA
- a CDS encoding branched-chain amino acid ABC transporter permease: MIGQTLDIVTTAAILYAVATGLLLVFGVMKIINFAHGGLMTLGGYAALVTTQAGLNPWLAVPIAALFGGVVGMAIERFVVRPLYNRPLDAILATWGLSIIIGQLITIAFGRGVQFAESPLNGTLDLWGESYSAYRLALVGIAAVLGIGLTALLQGTRLGLETRAVIMNEDLARGLGINSGLVRFITFTLGSALAGIAGALITPLSSVDPSMGVPWLVNAFMLVLVSGASLVSLLFACLVLGGAQVLVATHFSPVLGGLTIAVLAAIILRIRPQGFARD; the protein is encoded by the coding sequence ATGATCGGCCAGACGCTGGACATCGTGACGACCGCCGCCATCCTCTATGCGGTGGCGACCGGGCTGCTGCTCGTGTTCGGCGTCATGAAGATCATCAATTTCGCCCATGGGGGACTGATGACGCTCGGCGGCTATGCCGCGCTCGTCACCACCCAGGCGGGGCTCAATCCCTGGCTCGCCGTCCCCATCGCCGCTCTGTTCGGCGGCGTGGTCGGCATGGCGATCGAGCGCTTCGTCGTGCGCCCGCTCTATAACCGCCCGCTCGACGCCATTCTCGCCACCTGGGGCCTATCGATCATCATCGGGCAGCTCATCACCATCGCCTTCGGCCGCGGCGTGCAGTTCGCGGAATCGCCGCTGAACGGCACGCTCGATCTGTGGGGCGAGAGCTATTCCGCCTACCGTCTCGCGCTCGTCGGCATTGCCGCCGTGCTCGGCATCGGCCTCACCGCGCTGCTCCAGGGCACGCGGCTGGGGCTGGAGACACGCGCGGTGATCATGAACGAGGATCTGGCGCGCGGGCTCGGCATCAATAGCGGGCTGGTGCGCTTCATCACTTTCACCCTCGGCTCGGCGCTGGCCGGTATCGCCGGCGCGCTCATCACGCCGCTGTCGAGCGTCGACCCTTCCATGGGCGTGCCCTGGCTCGTCAACGCCTTCATGCTGGTGCTGGTGTCGGGCGCCTCCCTGGTCAGCCTGCTCTTCGCCTGCCTGGTGCTGGGCGGGGCGCAGGTGCTGGTCGCCACCCATTTCAGCCCGGTTCTCGGAGGCCTGACCATCGCCGTGCTCGCCGCCATCATCCTGCGCATTCGGCCTCAGGGGTTCGCCCGTGACTGA
- a CDS encoding ATP-binding cassette domain-containing protein, translated as MTEARRLSLILVVALLALAAIFAGPYVLDTYSVNVLTRSLLYAVVALTVDLLWGFLGILTFGQSVFFACGAYAAGLVFTHMDFSTSNAFLALGLGVGGALLVAAIVGWLAFWHGASALYASVITLVLPIVATQLLYSGGTFTGSSSGLSGFMSFDLSMEAWFWLSGSFLVGVTTLAYIFVKSDAGRLLVAVRENEQRCKYLGLDTSRLKILVYLACAAIAAVAGYIYAGYAMVVAPELAGFVFGTELVIWTALGGRGTLLGPVFGALIVDYESAQLAGDYPFVWQLIIGALFVIVIVAFPRGLLPVVFDLPRKLLGLLRPRVATPAASVTLSTLDLADTQGVEPGEGPALAVAGVVKRFGSLTVLEGIDFEARAGELVSLVGPNGAGKTTLMRCIADGAERTAGTIAVNGYDIGRKPPEACVALGVGRKFQMANVFETLTVAQCLQIARVRHARPSLWCRARDLPLPEAAMHVIATTGLDKQLSTPAHLLSHGMKQALELSMVLALEPRVLLLDEPTAGLTKTERMQIGAILIDLARKQGLCVLLVEHDLDFVREISSRVIVLHQGRIVLDGSVEEVVASELVKQVYAGSGHAGIDHETAPAPSQEMRA; from the coding sequence GTGACTGAAGCGCGCCGCCTCTCCCTCATCCTCGTCGTCGCCCTGCTCGCACTCGCGGCGATCTTCGCCGGGCCGTATGTGCTCGACACCTATTCGGTGAACGTGCTCACCCGCTCACTGCTCTATGCCGTGGTGGCGCTGACGGTGGACCTGCTCTGGGGATTTCTGGGCATCCTCACCTTTGGCCAGTCGGTGTTCTTCGCCTGCGGCGCCTATGCCGCCGGCCTCGTCTTCACCCATATGGATTTCTCCACCTCTAACGCCTTTCTGGCGCTGGGGCTCGGCGTCGGCGGCGCGCTGCTGGTGGCGGCCATCGTCGGCTGGCTCGCCTTCTGGCACGGCGCATCGGCGCTTTATGCCTCGGTCATCACCCTGGTCCTGCCCATCGTGGCGACGCAGCTGCTCTATTCCGGCGGTACCTTCACCGGCTCGTCGAGCGGGCTGTCCGGCTTCATGAGCTTCGACCTGTCGATGGAGGCGTGGTTCTGGCTATCCGGCAGCTTCCTGGTCGGGGTGACGACGCTCGCCTATATCTTCGTGAAGAGCGATGCCGGCCGGCTGCTGGTGGCGGTGCGCGAGAACGAGCAGCGCTGCAAATATCTCGGCCTCGACACCTCACGGCTGAAGATCCTGGTCTATCTCGCCTGCGCCGCCATCGCGGCGGTCGCCGGCTACATCTATGCCGGCTATGCGATGGTGGTGGCGCCCGAGCTTGCCGGCTTCGTCTTCGGCACCGAGCTGGTCATCTGGACCGCGCTGGGCGGGCGCGGCACGCTGCTCGGCCCGGTGTTCGGCGCGCTGATCGTCGATTACGAGAGCGCCCAGCTCGCCGGCGACTATCCCTTCGTCTGGCAGCTCATCATCGGCGCGCTGTTCGTAATTGTCATCGTCGCCTTCCCGCGCGGCCTGCTGCCTGTGGTGTTCGACCTTCCCCGCAAGCTGCTCGGCCTCCTTCGCCCGCGCGTCGCGACGCCTGCCGCCAGCGTGACGCTCTCCACCCTCGACCTCGCCGATACCCAGGGCGTCGAGCCCGGCGAGGGGCCAGCTTTGGCGGTGGCCGGCGTGGTCAAGCGCTTCGGCAGCCTCACCGTGCTGGAGGGGATCGACTTCGAGGCCCGCGCCGGCGAACTGGTCAGCCTTGTCGGCCCCAATGGCGCCGGCAAGACCACGCTGATGCGCTGCATCGCCGACGGTGCCGAGCGCACCGCCGGCACCATCGCGGTCAACGGCTACGACATCGGCCGCAAGCCGCCGGAGGCCTGCGTCGCGCTGGGCGTCGGCCGCAAGTTCCAGATGGCGAATGTGTTCGAGACGCTGACCGTCGCGCAGTGCCTGCAGATCGCCCGCGTGCGCCACGCGCGGCCCTCGCTGTGGTGCCGGGCCCGCGACCTGCCGTTGCCGGAAGCGGCGATGCACGTCATCGCCACCACGGGGCTCGACAAGCAGCTCTCCACCCCCGCGCATCTGCTCTCGCATGGCATGAAGCAGGCGCTGGAACTCTCCATGGTGCTGGCGCTGGAACCGCGCGTGCTGCTGCTCGACGAGCCGACCGCCGGCCTCACCAAGACCGAGCGGATGCAGATCGGCGCCATCCTGATCGACCTGGCCAGGAAGCAGGGCCTGTGCGTGCTGTTGGTGGAACACGATCTCGACTTCGTGCGGGAGATTTCCTCGCGCGTCATCGTCCTTCACCAGGGCCGCATCGTACTGGACGGCTCGGTGGAGGAGGTGGTGGCCTCCGAGCTGGTCAAGCAGGTCTATGCCGGCTCCGGCCATGCCGGCATCGACCACGAGACGGCGCCCGCCCCGAGCCAGGAGATGCGGGCATGA
- a CDS encoding ABC transporter ATP-binding protein gives MSALSVDNLSSGYAGAVVLREVSLSLAPGEILAVLGKNGMGKSTLLKAVMGFLPKMTGTVAISGSEATRLSPHRVARLGVGYVAQEKALFQDMSVEENLRLAVRRPDFEAALAEVEASFPFLLQRLKQRAGTLSGGEQKMLLMARSLATGAKLLLVDEITEGLQPSVIDRLAGVIRSARDRHGTTMLLVEQHLPFALAVADRWAVLDRGEIAEMGAASEPDARARVLKHLSV, from the coding sequence ATGAGCGCGCTTTCCGTCGACAATCTCTCCAGCGGCTATGCCGGTGCGGTGGTGCTACGCGAGGTCAGCCTTTCTCTCGCGCCGGGCGAAATCCTCGCCGTGCTCGGCAAGAACGGCATGGGCAAGTCCACCCTGCTGAAAGCAGTAATGGGTTTCCTGCCGAAGATGACCGGCACGGTGGCCATATCCGGCAGCGAGGCGACGCGCCTCTCCCCGCACCGCGTCGCCCGCCTCGGCGTTGGCTATGTGGCGCAGGAAAAGGCGCTGTTCCAGGACATGAGCGTGGAGGAAAACCTCCGCCTCGCCGTGCGGCGGCCCGACTTCGAGGCGGCGCTCGCCGAGGTGGAGGCCTCCTTCCCCTTCCTGCTGCAACGCCTCAAGCAGCGCGCCGGCACGCTCTCGGGCGGCGAACAGAAAATGCTGCTGATGGCCCGCTCGCTGGCCACGGGAGCGAAGCTGCTGCTGGTGGACGAGATCACCGAGGGGCTCCAGCCCTCGGTGATCGACCGCCTGGCCGGCGTCATCCGCAGCGCCCGCGACCGCCACGGCACCACCATGCTCTTGGTCGAGCAGCATCTGCCCTTCGCCCTAGCGGTGGCCGATCGCTGGGCGGTGCTGGATCGCGGCGAGATCGCCGAGATGGGCGCCGCCTCCGAGCCCGACGCCCGGGCTCGGGTGCTGAAGCATTTGAGCGTGTGA
- a CDS encoding urease subunit beta — MYLTAREQERLLVFLAAQLAQRRRDSGLPLNMPEARALIADAVFEGARNGRSVSELMSLGRSILSESDVMEGVRELVDTLMVEPFLPDGQKLVCVHDPITADGMGKVDAFTNRWRLAADAIEINLGRASISTLVRSLADRPIQVGSHFHFFEVNQALEFDRRRAFGFRLDIPAGTTIRFEPGDEKTVDLVTIGGRREVHGLNRLTEGSLDDPAIRERAFERAAARGYRGI, encoded by the coding sequence ATGTATCTGACAGCAAGAGAACAGGAGCGGCTGCTTGTTTTCCTCGCCGCCCAGCTGGCGCAGCGTCGGCGCGACAGCGGCCTGCCCCTGAACATGCCGGAAGCGCGGGCACTCATAGCCGATGCAGTGTTCGAAGGCGCCCGAAACGGGAGATCGGTGTCGGAACTCATGTCGCTTGGCAGGTCGATCCTGTCGGAATCGGACGTAATGGAGGGGGTCAGGGAACTCGTCGACACTCTGATGGTCGAACCCTTCTTGCCCGACGGACAGAAGCTCGTCTGCGTACATGATCCCATTACGGCCGACGGCATGGGCAAGGTGGATGCCTTCACCAATCGGTGGCGCCTCGCCGCCGATGCCATCGAGATCAACCTCGGCAGGGCGAGCATTTCAACCCTTGTGAGGAGCCTCGCCGACCGGCCGATCCAGGTAGGATCGCATTTCCATTTCTTCGAGGTCAATCAGGCGCTCGAATTCGATCGCCGCCGTGCCTTCGGCTTCCGGCTGGACATTCCCGCTGGAACCACCATCCGCTTCGAACCAGGCGACGAGAAGACCGTCGACCTCGTGACCATTGGCGGCCGTCGAGAGGTCCACGGACTCAATAGGCTGACCGAAGGCTCGCTCGACGATCCGGCTATTCGCGAGCGCGCTTTCGAACGCGCGGCGGCGCGCGGCTATCGGGGAATATAG
- the ureC gene encoding urease subunit alpha, translating into MAQSLTRRHYLELYGPTTGDRVRLGDTELWAEVETDLTHYGDELVFGAGKTMRAGSGCDGALCASEGVLDLVITNALIIDPVVGIIKADIGIKDGRIAGIGKAGDPRIMNGVSAELIVGVNTDVRAAEGLIVTAGGIDCHVHFIDPGQCQEALSAGVTTLMGGGLGPTTVPIASTGTVNLGLMLQASEAFPLNFGFFGKAASDVAAPLVEQLAAGAAGLKIHEDWGATTAAIDSALDAADQGAVQIQLHTDTLNEFGFLEQSLEAIGGRTVHAYHVEGAGGGHAPDIIRVCSHPNVLPSSTNPTNPFTVNTFEEHFDMAMTSHHLNPRVVEDVAFAESRIRKETIGAEDVLHDIGAISALGSDSQGMGRIGETIARTWQLASIMQQTRGALPVDAGSGNDNGRIKRYIAKYTINPAKIFGIDHEVGSIERGKLADLVFWKPALFGVKPELVLKSGFPAWAVTGEANASLLVCEPLLYRPQWGAFGRAARSLSIRFLSPLALEAGLPQRLGLESRCVATRSTRGLTKYDMVHNDSLPEITVDADTYRVSIDGETCVSSPARTVPLGSLYMLK; encoded by the coding sequence ATGGCTCAGTCGTTGACCCGACGCCATTACCTGGAGCTCTACGGACCGACGACCGGCGATCGCGTCCGGCTCGGGGACACCGAGCTGTGGGCGGAAGTCGAGACGGACCTGACCCATTACGGCGACGAACTTGTCTTCGGCGCCGGCAAGACCATGCGGGCGGGCAGCGGATGTGACGGGGCGCTGTGCGCCTCCGAAGGTGTGCTCGACCTCGTCATCACCAATGCGCTGATCATCGATCCCGTGGTCGGGATCATCAAGGCAGATATCGGGATCAAGGACGGCCGGATCGCCGGGATCGGCAAGGCAGGTGATCCGCGGATCATGAACGGCGTCTCTGCTGAACTGATCGTCGGTGTGAACACCGACGTTCGGGCGGCCGAAGGGCTTATCGTGACGGCCGGCGGAATCGACTGCCACGTCCACTTCATCGATCCCGGCCAGTGTCAGGAGGCGCTCTCCGCCGGAGTGACGACCCTGATGGGCGGAGGGCTGGGGCCTACCACGGTCCCCATCGCCTCCACCGGAACAGTCAATCTCGGCCTGATGCTTCAGGCCTCCGAAGCCTTTCCACTGAACTTCGGATTCTTCGGCAAGGCGGCCTCCGATGTTGCTGCGCCGCTCGTCGAACAGCTTGCCGCAGGTGCGGCAGGTCTCAAGATCCACGAGGATTGGGGCGCGACGACTGCGGCTATCGACAGCGCGCTCGATGCGGCCGACCAAGGCGCGGTGCAGATCCAGCTCCACACGGACACGCTCAACGAGTTCGGCTTTCTGGAGCAGAGCCTCGAAGCCATCGGCGGGCGCACCGTCCACGCCTATCACGTCGAGGGAGCGGGCGGCGGCCACGCGCCGGACATCATACGGGTCTGCTCGCACCCGAATGTTCTTCCCTCGTCGACCAATCCAACCAATCCGTTCACGGTCAATACGTTCGAAGAGCACTTCGACATGGCCATGACGAGCCACCACCTCAATCCGAGGGTGGTGGAGGATGTGGCATTCGCGGAATCGCGGATCCGCAAGGAGACCATCGGCGCGGAGGATGTCCTGCACGATATCGGCGCCATCAGCGCGCTCGGCTCGGATTCGCAGGGCATGGGCCGCATCGGCGAGACCATCGCCCGAACCTGGCAGCTCGCCTCAATCATGCAGCAGACGCGCGGAGCTTTGCCCGTGGACGCAGGCAGCGGCAACGACAACGGGCGGATCAAGCGCTACATCGCCAAATACACCATCAATCCGGCCAAGATTTTTGGCATCGATCACGAGGTCGGGTCAATCGAGCGGGGCAAGCTGGCCGATCTTGTCTTCTGGAAGCCCGCACTGTTCGGCGTCAAGCCGGAGCTGGTGCTCAAATCCGGCTTTCCTGCATGGGCGGTGACGGGAGAGGCGAACGCCTCGCTGCTGGTCTGCGAACCGCTCCTCTATCGGCCGCAATGGGGTGCGTTCGGCCGGGCCGCGCGAAGCCTTTCGATACGGTTTCTCAGTCCACTGGCCTTGGAGGCCGGCCTGCCGCAGCGGCTTGGACTGGAGTCGCGTTGTGTCGCAACCCGCTCCACGCGCGGTCTGACCAAATACGACATGGTCCACAATGACTCGCTCCCGGAGATAACTGTGGATGCTGACACCTACCGTGTCTCCATCGACGGTGAGACCTGTGTGTCCAGTCCTGCCAGGACCGTGCCCCTCGGCTCCCTATACATGTTGAAGTAA
- the ureG gene encoding urease accessory protein UreG gives MQRQAIRIGIGGPVGSGKTRLVERLLPLVQAAGLKVAVITNDLVTLEDAERIQKGGLIDPRLVVGVETGACPHTAIREDPSVNIEAADRLERQNPLDLILIESGGDNLASSFSRELVDYWIFVIDCGAGDDIPRKRGLGCLQADLLVVNKIDIAPHVDADLDRIRADVAMIRPERPSLFTNLRDAAGAEAVFDHLQRSLLFHAPI, from the coding sequence ATGCAGAGACAGGCTATACGCATCGGCATCGGCGGCCCGGTCGGGAGCGGAAAGACCCGCCTCGTGGAAAGGTTACTGCCGCTGGTCCAGGCCGCCGGCCTGAAGGTAGCGGTCATCACCAATGACCTTGTGACGCTGGAAGACGCGGAGCGGATTCAGAAGGGCGGCCTGATTGATCCCCGCCTTGTCGTGGGCGTGGAAACCGGCGCGTGTCCGCATACAGCGATCCGCGAGGACCCTTCTGTGAACATCGAGGCGGCCGATCGGCTTGAACGCCAAAATCCACTCGATCTCATTCTGATCGAGAGCGGTGGAGACAATCTGGCATCGTCGTTTTCCCGGGAACTCGTCGACTACTGGATCTTCGTGATCGATTGCGGGGCGGGTGACGATATTCCGCGGAAGCGCGGGCTGGGCTGCCTTCAGGCGGACCTTCTGGTTGTGAACAAGATCGACATCGCCCCTCATGTAGATGCCGATCTCGATCGTATTCGAGCGGACGTGGCGATGATCCGGCCGGAGAGGCCGAGCCTGTTCACCAATTTGAGGGATGCTGCGGGAGCAGAAGCCGTTTTCGATCATCTCCAGCGCTCCCTGCTCTTCCATGCGCCCATATGA
- a CDS encoding urease accessory protein UreD, which translates to MTDEATTDGWLHLDFARTGCGQTEIIGRDQRFPLHVTSPLRLDPAVPDMAFVYVHNPSGGVFEADRLIVELRLRRHARVHVSTPSATKIFGAEGGVSASQRMTIDMEEGAYLEYVPDPVIPLKMACYEQYTLMRMATGATAVLSEIVACGRFAAGEVFAYSRLHFRTTVEIDGVPTCKDAFELVPDSMPLGGPGLFAEHRFIATVLVLAPGTLPATLDRSLDDAARSVAGVYGAASILPKGAGVIVRALCRTPSAAREVVDLAWGEARRSLLGHPPPPIRK; encoded by the coding sequence ATGACCGACGAGGCAACAACCGACGGATGGCTGCATCTCGACTTCGCTCGCACCGGCTGCGGGCAGACCGAGATCATCGGTCGGGACCAACGTTTTCCCCTTCACGTCACGTCGCCGTTGCGCCTGGATCCGGCAGTGCCGGACATGGCGTTCGTCTATGTGCACAATCCCAGTGGCGGCGTATTCGAAGCGGATCGGCTCATCGTCGAGCTACGACTGCGCCGCCATGCGCGGGTGCATGTTTCGACGCCGTCAGCGACCAAGATTTTTGGCGCCGAGGGTGGTGTGAGTGCAAGCCAGCGAATGACGATCGATATGGAGGAGGGGGCCTATCTGGAATATGTGCCCGATCCTGTCATTCCGCTGAAAATGGCCTGCTACGAGCAATATACGCTTATGAGGATGGCGACGGGCGCGACGGCCGTGCTGAGCGAAATCGTCGCCTGCGGGCGCTTCGCGGCGGGCGAGGTATTCGCCTATTCGCGGCTGCACTTCCGCACGACTGTCGAGATAGACGGCGTGCCGACGTGCAAGGACGCGTTCGAACTTGTGCCCGACAGCATGCCGCTCGGCGGGCCGGGGCTGTTCGCCGAACACCGCTTCATCGCCACAGTGTTGGTGCTTGCCCCCGGCACGCTGCCAGCGACCCTGGACCGGAGCCTTGATGATGCGGCTCGCTCCGTTGCCGGCGTCTATGGCGCGGCGTCGATCCTGCCGAAGGGCGCCGGTGTCATTGTGCGGGCGCTGTGCCGCACGCCATCTGCCGCCCGAGAGGTCGTCGATCTCGCCTGGGGCGAAGCCCGACGGTCGCTGCTCGGCCATCCGCCCCCTCCGATCCGCAAATGA
- a CDS encoding urease accessory protein UreE yields the protein MRQVNAIIGHFDDPGFRGRAREVVLLDADNAMRRRQLALSEAGSEVAIDLPHGSYLRHGAVLADDGETILVVERKPQPVMAIRLSALDTSSLITAAARIGHCFGNQHAPIEVSGGSIFVPVTTSPTVMAAAVERLGLEGVTFSFVGVPLGLDRPLATGHAH from the coding sequence ATGAGGCAAGTAAACGCCATCATCGGACACTTCGATGATCCCGGGTTCCGCGGCCGGGCGCGTGAAGTCGTGCTGCTCGATGCCGACAATGCCATGCGTCGCCGCCAGCTTGCTCTTTCCGAGGCCGGAAGCGAGGTCGCCATCGACCTTCCTCATGGCAGCTATCTCCGTCATGGCGCTGTGCTGGCCGACGACGGCGAGACCATCCTCGTGGTCGAGCGCAAGCCACAGCCGGTGATGGCGATCCGACTGAGCGCCCTGGACACCTCATCGCTGATCACTGCTGCAGCGCGCATCGGCCATTGCTTCGGCAACCAGCATGCACCCATTGAGGTGAGCGGCGGATCGATCTTTGTCCCGGTCACAACTTCGCCAACAGTCATGGCAGCGGCGGTCGAACGCCTCGGCCTTGAAGGGGTGACGTTCAGCTTTGTCGGCGTTCCGCTCGGCCTCGATCGGCCGCTGGCGACCGGGCACGCGCACTGA
- a CDS encoding urease accessory protein UreF — protein MPPSPQQLLAVMQLSDSGLPIGRFAHSGGLEAWLHPRGDVCEGDLIRWIETSLRYAAARTDGVAAAHAHRSAECGDVAGMLRVDAELGTCKLSETARRMSTSCGRQLAVLAPQLFDNGPVAEFCASIRAERSSGHLAVVFGAVAAASGLTAEQTVLMEVRSVVSLHLSAAVRLGRLTASRAQVVQRLLEPAVIVAVQDALSRDLDAMSSSSFEIEIAMMAVRRLDGRMFAT, from the coding sequence ATGCCCCCCTCGCCGCAGCAACTGCTGGCCGTGATGCAGCTCTCTGATAGCGGACTGCCAATCGGTCGCTTCGCCCATTCGGGCGGCCTCGAAGCGTGGCTGCATCCCCGCGGGGATGTCTGCGAAGGCGACCTCATCCGGTGGATCGAGACGAGCCTGCGGTACGCAGCAGCCCGGACGGACGGCGTAGCAGCGGCGCATGCTCACCGGTCGGCCGAATGTGGCGATGTTGCCGGCATGCTCCGCGTGGATGCCGAGTTGGGCACCTGCAAGCTGAGCGAGACGGCCCGGCGTATGTCGACCAGTTGCGGCCGCCAGCTGGCGGTCCTCGCTCCTCAGTTGTTCGATAATGGACCCGTGGCGGAATTTTGCGCCTCCATCCGCGCCGAGCGTTCCTCCGGTCATCTTGCGGTCGTGTTCGGCGCTGTGGCTGCGGCTTCGGGATTGACGGCGGAGCAGACGGTGTTGATGGAGGTCAGGAGCGTCGTCAGCCTGCATCTCTCAGCCGCGGTCCGCCTGGGGCGTCTTACCGCATCGCGGGCGCAGGTTGTTCAGCGCCTTCTGGAGCCTGCGGTGATCGTGGCCGTACAGGATGCGCTGAGCCGCGACCTGGATGCCATGAGTTCCAGTTCCTTCGAAATCGAAATCGCGATGATGGCGGTGCGTCGGCTCGACGGACGGATGTTCGCGACATGA